A window from Bufo bufo chromosome 1, aBufBuf1.1, whole genome shotgun sequence encodes these proteins:
- the LOC120996332 gene encoding protein kinase C delta type-like, whose protein sequence is MDSKEEEIVVRKRGAKKRRGISDSSADEQKVMEKEEETRIGRKGGKKRRTILTSADEEKETPKRSKKRKKRRPSSSSKKTSPKDQLIQVKEDVTKEPKCAKKRKLILISSKGAKKSLIKEDDTVKTEDRQEDQRVSVEDSGVRPTCSRSTISENIRGRLLFHHVLGLGSYGKVVLAEDTSNHQKYAVKIISKRSMLADCDEADVLVEHRVLQLASGSPFLVHAAFAFQTKMLVLLGLEYMSCGDLDQFLRMKGRLDIPSARFYAAELVCGIQFLHSKGIIHRDLKPENILVAETGHIKITDFGLALDNMLGDRTATEYAGTKGYVAPEMLAEEEYGVGVDWYSFGVILNEIITSECTYHPARSGAKDIIKKLLRRDPAKRLGVHGNIRGHHFFQHIDWVSVEALRMAPPHIPVPSTPQHCARQFYLDRMEAAAAKNGPLPSKHQAIFRGFPFVTQETLHPL, encoded by the exons ATGGATTCGAAGGAAGAGGAGATTGTTGTGAGGAAGAGAGGAGCGAAGAAAAGAAGAGGAATTTCTGACTCATCGGCTGATGAGCAGAAGGTGATGGAGAAAGAAGAGGAGACTCGCATCGGGAGGAAAGGAGGGAAGAAGAGACGGACCATCCTGACCTCAGCGGATgaagagaaggagacacccaagaggagcaagaagaggaagaagagaagaCCATCCAGCTCCTCCAAGAAGACGTCTCCTAAGGATCAGCTCATTCAAGTGAAAGAAGATGTGACTAAAGAGCCCAAATGTGCCAAGAAGAGAAAGCTCATCCTTATCTCTTCAAAAGGAGCAAAGAAGTCCCTGATCAAGGAGGACGACACCGTGAAGACAGAAGACCGGCAGGAGGACCAGAGAGTCTCAG TTGAGGACAGTGGTGTTCGGCCAACCTGCTCTAGAAGCACAATCTCCGAGAACATCAGGGGGAGATTATTATTCCATCATGTGCTCGGGCTGGGAAGTTATGGAAAGGTCGTCTTGGCTGAGGACACTTCTAACCATCAGAAGTATGCTGTGAAGATCATCAGCAAGAGATCCATGCTTGCCGACTGTGATGAGGCGGATGTGTTGGTGGAGCACCGAGTGTTACAGCTGGCATCTGGGAGCCCCTTCCTTGTCCACGCGGCCTTTGCATTTCAGACCAAG ATGCTTGTTCTACTTGGGCTGGAATACATGAGCTGCGGGGACCTTGATCAATTCCTGAGGATGAAGGGGCGGCTTGACATCCCCAGTGCAAG ATTCTATGCCGCTGAGCTCGTGTGTGGCATCCAATTTCTCCATTCGAAGGGAATCATCCACAGAGACCTCAAGCCCGAGAACatcctggtggctgagacgggccATATTAAGATCACGGATTTCGGTCTCGCACTTGACAACATGCTTGGAGACCGCACAGCCACCGAATATGCTGGGACAAAGGGCTATGTGGCTCCTGAG ATGCTGGCTGAGGAGGAGTATGGCGTCGGAGTGGACTGGTATTCATTTGGTGTCATCTTAAATGAAATTATCACCAGTGAGTGCACTTACCATCCTGCACGCTCCGGCGCTAAAGACATCATTAAAAAG CTCCTCCGGAGAGATCCTGCCAAGCGCTTAGGAGTCCACGGGAACATCCGAGGCCATCATTTCTTCCAGCATATTGACTGGGTCTCTGTGGAAGCCCTTCGGATGGCCCCACCACACATCCCTGTA CCATctacacctcaacactgtgccagGCAATTCTACCTGGACAGAATGGAGGCAGCAGCGGCCAAGAATGGACCTTTACCATCTAAACATCAGGCCATTTTCAGAGGGTTTCCATTTGTCACCCAGGAAACCCTCCACCCGCTCTAA